One Thermodesulfovibrionia bacterium genomic window carries:
- a CDS encoding cytochrome c3 family protein, whose protein sequence is MKLRFFAAVLCLSLITTFGLQAEEKKAGKTLKGTVQDVSGQKIGNAVVYLIPSADVEAMGKTVLEVKQNSPNDEPLEDNLAANIDNYMNGSTDKKGRFTITGIPDGKYFIFVMPSDKTYLPGGDKSHEAIATADFAGKDVNILLSGSVPENAVYVGSSKCITCHTAFKAEKKTLHKLGISVIGKPGKLQDYSRFPNFNDGLNRLIAGTKFYFYGFDKERGFDKYMISEKMPEDAASVNFTATFFKDSDGMLKFRTENMKDASDTARTYNVEMTYGGGLYKQRYLYRSGDYLFPFVQYNLMGDEGFADRTRKPFRDYHADWLFNAETMKLTDPPKKKSFEVECASCHFTGYSLTPTVAGDYVAGAVNDPNGEADIDGDGTPNELNIGCEVCHGPGSEHVKAPKAKKASTIVSPRKLGPERASIICEQCHSRPQGNLKNDQPVSKDNKMMVPGTSRNEFLVNFTSREDASQKDFWPDAIHSKSHHQQGTDFIKSRKYRNGNHIMICADCHDPHGVTEVKHQLKAEVRDENNSLCTGCHKDKSDIKAHTKAKVKEEHSEIYCIDCHNTKTMVTGAGLGKGLVRKDGKNYWVNDITSHIFDVPRKDNAGVKGIDPGKAMPVPYTNACGECHDVEAL, encoded by the coding sequence ATGAAACTAAGGTTTTTCGCGGCGGTATTGTGTTTGTCTCTTATTACCACGTTCGGATTACAAGCTGAGGAAAAGAAGGCCGGCAAGACTCTGAAGGGGACAGTACAGGATGTTTCAGGGCAAAAGATCGGGAATGCAGTTGTATACCTTATCCCTTCGGCTGATGTCGAGGCGATGGGAAAGACCGTACTCGAAGTGAAGCAGAACTCTCCCAACGATGAACCTCTTGAAGATAACCTCGCTGCAAATATCGACAATTATATGAATGGTTCTACAGACAAAAAGGGCCGTTTCACAATAACCGGCATTCCTGACGGCAAGTACTTTATCTTTGTCATGCCTTCCGATAAGACATACCTGCCGGGCGGAGACAAGTCGCACGAGGCAATTGCGACTGCAGATTTTGCAGGCAAAGATGTAAATATTCTTTTGTCCGGCAGCGTTCCGGAAAATGCAGTTTATGTCGGCTCCTCGAAGTGTATAACCTGCCATACTGCATTTAAAGCCGAGAAAAAGACCCTTCACAAACTCGGCATAAGTGTTATAGGAAAGCCGGGCAAGCTGCAGGACTACTCCAGGTTCCCGAACTTCAATGACGGACTTAACAGGCTCATCGCCGGAACAAAGTTCTACTTCTACGGTTTCGATAAGGAGAGGGGCTTTGACAAATATATGATCTCTGAAAAGATGCCTGAGGATGCAGCTTCAGTAAACTTTACGGCAACTTTCTTTAAAGACAGCGACGGCATGCTTAAATTCAGGACCGAGAACATGAAGGATGCTTCAGACACTGCAAGGACATATAATGTTGAGATGACCTATGGCGGCGGCCTCTATAAACAGAGATACCTCTACAGGTCTGGTGATTACCTCTTCCCCTTTGTTCAGTACAATTTAATGGGCGATGAGGGCTTTGCCGACAGGACGAGAAAACCCTTCAGGGATTATCACGCTGACTGGCTTTTCAACGCGGAAACGATGAAGCTGACCGACCCTCCGAAGAAGAAATCTTTTGAAGTGGAGTGCGCGTCATGCCACTTCACAGGGTACAGCCTTACTCCCACTGTCGCTGGTGACTATGTTGCCGGCGCTGTGAACGATCCAAACGGCGAAGCTGACATTGACGGCGACGGGACGCCGAACGAGCTGAATATAGGCTGCGAGGTTTGCCATGGGCCCGGCTCAGAGCACGTGAAGGCCCCGAAGGCCAAAAAGGCATCAACCATTGTAAGCCCGCGCAAGCTTGGGCCTGAACGGGCTTCTATAATTTGCGAGCAGTGTCACAGCAGGCCTCAGGGTAATCTGAAGAACGACCAGCCTGTAAGCAAGGACAATAAGATGATGGTCCCGGGCACGAGCAGAAATGAGTTCCTCGTTAATTTCACGAGCAGGGAGGACGCTTCGCAAAAAGATTTTTGGCCTGACGCCATTCACTCCAAGTCCCACCACCAGCAGGGGACGGACTTTATCAAGTCCAGAAAATACAGGAACGGAAATCACATTATGATCTGCGCCGACTGTCACGATCCCCATGGGGTAACAGAGGTGAAACACCAGTTGAAGGCAGAGGTGAGGGATGAAAATAACTCTCTATGTACCGGCTGTCATAAAGATAAATCCGACATCAAGGCGCACACCAAAGCCAAGGTGAAAGAGGAGCACAGCGAAATTTACTGTATCGACTGCCATAACACAAAGACGATGGTGACGGGCGCGGGACTTGGAAAGGGCCTTGTGAGGAAGGACGGAAAGAATTACTGGGTCAACGACATTACGTCACATATCTTCGATGTGCCGAGGAAGGACAATGCCGGGGTTAAAGGTATAGATCCGGGAAAGGCGATGCCTGTTCCGTATACCAATGCCTGCGGCGAATGCCATGATGTAGAAGCGCTATAA
- a CDS encoding NrtA/SsuA/CpmA family ABC transporter substrate-binding protein: protein MKKYAIVIISLILTGIIVLGGIFWFKKDEKPSKYSGPIEKITLAAYAGSYGFLPFIAQEKGFLKDNGLDVTINEYDFGLKAADALVAGKADIATAADFVLTSYSFDHPDLRALSTISISLTDEIIVRKDSGIEKPQDLKGKTIGVSPKTKAEFFLAQYLALNRVSYEDVKVVHMDPARIVEALSNGTIDAASVWEPFVTDIKKRLGTNALSWPAQSGQEFYYLLLSKEGWIKDHHSAIERFLMAMIQAEEFTKQHPDEARLFIAKRFNFEMPFVQSLWQKNDFAVQLPQSLLLSMEEGARWRIKNRLTQATKVPNYLDFIYQDGLKKMKPEAVTIIY, encoded by the coding sequence ATGAAAAAATATGCGATAGTTATAATTAGTTTGATTCTTACCGGCATAATTGTCCTTGGAGGAATTTTCTGGTTTAAGAAAGATGAAAAGCCTTCAAAATACAGCGGCCCGATTGAAAAGATCACATTGGCTGCCTACGCTGGGAGCTATGGTTTCCTGCCGTTCATAGCGCAGGAAAAAGGTTTTTTAAAAGACAACGGGCTTGATGTTACGATCAATGAATACGACTTTGGTCTTAAGGCCGCCGATGCGCTTGTAGCAGGCAAGGCGGATATTGCCACTGCCGCAGATTTTGTACTTACTAGCTACAGCTTCGACCATCCTGACCTAAGGGCGCTGTCAACTATCTCGATCTCGCTTACAGACGAGATCATTGTGAGGAAAGACAGCGGCATCGAAAAACCTCAGGATCTGAAGGGCAAAACAATCGGGGTATCTCCAAAGACAAAGGCGGAATTTTTTCTGGCCCAGTATCTTGCGCTCAACAGGGTTTCCTATGAAGATGTTAAAGTTGTTCATATGGATCCTGCCCGGATTGTGGAAGCGCTCTCCAATGGTACGATTGACGCTGCGAGCGTGTGGGAGCCTTTTGTCACAGATATCAAAAAACGCCTCGGAACAAACGCATTGAGCTGGCCTGCCCAGAGCGGGCAGGAGTTTTACTATCTGCTCCTGAGCAAGGAGGGATGGATTAAAGATCATCACTCTGCCATAGAACGTTTTCTGATGGCCATGATTCAGGCTGAAGAATTCACAAAGCAACACCCTGATGAAGCCCGGTTATTTATTGCAAAGCGCTTTAATTTTGAGATGCCTTTTGTACAGTCTCTCTGGCAAAAAAACGACTTCGCTGTTCAGCTTCCCCAGTCTCTTCTCCTGTCAATGGAAGAAGGCGCAAGATGGAGGATAAAAAACAGGCTTACTCAGGCAACAAAGGTGCCGAATTATCTGGATTTTATCTATCAGGATGGGCTGAAGAAAATGAAGCCGGAAGCGGTGACAATAATATATTAA
- a CDS encoding diguanylate cyclase encodes MKIKTKIEIIIISFVCAVAVISGLLFLATQRAEKESVEAAKADELANEMSVFNALVFEYALHHEERPKMQARLKLNSIATLLKKEEFEYPEEQAVLEKIRKNYEHVSADFSMLIDVRESPDFSKKESVLSLGLEERLESSILFKSQEMIFDAFQLASMIREGEERYHDRVNLLIFISLAIIFAGMSAIAVLLTRSVTGPITRLHKGTEIIGSGKLDYKVGTDVKDELGQLSRAFDSMTDNLSKVMASRDELNREIEERKRTETELQHVLKSLEDINHELSILYQVSSVLSHTIDIKELFDIVLNTVTGLKDLNVERKGGIFLVEDGAMRLISHLGHSEEFLNLHRDMKVGECLCGQAVLTGEVIISKNSNTDCCHTIRYTGMTPHGHIILPLKDKEKVLGVLYLYLPADIDIAEDTINLLRYISNHIGMALDNARLYEETKVLSLHDPLTGLANRRLMDIIFERIIAAAKRHDIPFSALMIDIDHFKKYNDSFGHPAGDKLLRDISAVISDEIRGVDFAVRYGGEEFLVLLSEMDSAKAFDVAERLRKTVQEKTGVTVSLGISTYDGIAGKETLIQRADEALYRAKQNGRNRVEAAARHNA; translated from the coding sequence ATGAAGATCAAAACAAAGATTGAGATCATAATAATATCCTTTGTCTGTGCGGTTGCCGTAATCAGCGGTCTACTTTTTCTTGCGACTCAGCGGGCTGAAAAGGAATCAGTGGAGGCAGCAAAGGCCGATGAATTGGCCAACGAGATGTCGGTATTTAATGCCCTTGTTTTTGAATATGCACTTCATCACGAAGAACGTCCCAAAATGCAGGCGCGCCTTAAATTGAACTCCATTGCAACGCTGCTGAAAAAAGAGGAATTCGAATATCCTGAAGAGCAGGCCGTATTAGAGAAAATCAGGAAAAATTATGAGCATGTCAGCGCGGACTTTTCCATGCTAATTGACGTTCGGGAAAGTCCTGATTTCAGCAAAAAAGAGAGCGTCCTGTCTTTGGGATTAGAAGAGAGGTTAGAGAGCAGTATCCTGTTTAAATCTCAGGAGATGATTTTCGATGCCTTTCAATTGGCAAGCATGATTCGGGAAGGAGAAGAGAGATACCACGACAGGGTCAATTTGCTGATTTTTATTTCTCTTGCAATTATTTTTGCAGGTATGTCCGCAATTGCTGTTTTGCTCACCAGAAGCGTTACAGGGCCGATCACAAGACTTCATAAAGGGACTGAGATCATCGGCTCAGGCAAACTGGATTATAAGGTCGGCACGGATGTAAAAGATGAATTAGGCCAGCTCTCAAGGGCATTTGACAGTATGACGGACAACTTGTCAAAAGTTATGGCGTCCCGCGATGAGCTTAACAGGGAGATAGAGGAGCGCAAACGGACGGAGACGGAACTGCAACATGTCTTGAAATCTCTGGAAGACATAAACCATGAATTATCGATACTTTACCAGGTCTCCTCCGTGCTCAGCCACACCATAGACATAAAAGAGCTCTTTGATATTGTGCTGAATACGGTAACAGGACTTAAAGACCTGAACGTAGAGCGCAAAGGGGGCATATTCCTTGTAGAAGACGGAGCCATGAGGCTCATTTCTCATCTCGGACACTCAGAGGAGTTCCTGAACCTGCATCGTGATATGAAGGTGGGGGAATGTCTTTGCGGTCAGGCTGTATTGACCGGTGAGGTTATTATTTCAAAAAACAGCAATACCGACTGCTGCCACACTATCAGATATACGGGCATGACCCCCCACGGGCATATAATCCTTCCGCTGAAGGACAAAGAAAAGGTGCTGGGTGTTTTATATCTTTATCTTCCCGCTGATATTGATATAGCCGAAGACACAATAAACCTCCTCCGTTACATCAGTAACCATATAGGGATGGCGCTCGACAACGCAAGACTTTATGAAGAGACAAAAGTACTTTCCCTCCATGACCCGCTTACAGGGCTCGCAAACAGGCGTCTGATGGACATAATCTTTGAGCGGATTATTGCGGCGGCAAAAAGGCATGATATTCCCTTTTCCGCACTGATGATAGATATAGACCATTTCAAGAAATATAACGACTCCTTCGGCCATCCGGCAGGCGACAAGCTGCTCAGAGATATCTCAGCTGTAATATCTGATGAGATACGGGGAGTTGACTTTGCCGTAAGATACGGAGGCGAGGAATTCCTTGTCCTGCTCTCTGAAATGGATTCAGCAAAGGCGTTTGATGTGGCAGAACGCCTGAGAAAAACAGTTCAGGAGAAAACAGGGGTTACTGTAAGTCTGGGCATATCCACATATGACGGCATTGCCGGAAAGGAAACGCTCATACAAAGGGCGGACGAGGCGTTATACCGCGCAAAGCAGAATGGCAGAAATAGGGTCGAGGCGGCAGCCCGACATAATGCCTGA
- a CDS encoding MBL fold metallo-hydrolase yields MSDSKSISPAELKKRLDERKVEFLFDLRNEDEFKAWRIEGREDFPVLNIPQIDFVVEEGRYLNRFPKDKEIIAVCAHGDSSRYEAELLTGKGFNAVNLEGGMDAWSEYYEIHKASDSPDIYQIYRTARGCMCHVIVSNNEAVVIDPSRHIEKIIALTDSLGAKITHVIDTHLHADHISGVRDLALKAGAKFFMNPIDAEGATFKFEPLTDGMEIRSGDNNFLAIHTPGHTPGITSLLLNGKHLFTGDTIMKTDMGRPDLGGKAEEWAGMLYNTLFNKLKKLGDDIIILPSHADSIKEQNESDIVSLTLGEARRNSKLFTLKDDREFIMYILESLPENPDSYQEIRKANLGIISPDEAKKKELEIGKNLCVMKSSGEN; encoded by the coding sequence ATGTCAGATTCGAAGAGCATATCACCTGCTGAGCTTAAGAAGCGTCTTGATGAGAGAAAGGTCGAGTTTCTTTTTGACCTCAGGAACGAAGACGAATTCAAGGCATGGCGCATAGAGGGCAGGGAGGATTTCCCAGTCCTGAATATACCTCAGATCGATTTTGTCGTTGAAGAAGGCCGCTACCTGAACCGTTTCCCGAAAGATAAAGAGATAATCGCTGTCTGTGCGCACGGGGACTCGTCCCGCTATGAGGCGGAGCTTCTTACCGGGAAAGGCTTTAATGCCGTGAACCTTGAGGGCGGAATGGATGCATGGAGCGAATACTACGAGATACACAAGGCCTCAGACTCGCCGGACATTTATCAGATATACAGGACTGCGAGAGGCTGTATGTGCCATGTAATAGTTTCCAATAATGAGGCCGTTGTCATAGACCCGAGCAGGCATATTGAAAAGATAATAGCCTTAACTGATTCACTTGGCGCAAAGATCACGCATGTCATTGACACCCATCTTCACGCAGACCATATATCAGGAGTAAGGGATCTGGCCCTAAAGGCCGGGGCGAAATTTTTCATGAACCCCATAGACGCCGAGGGCGCAACATTTAAATTTGAACCGCTTACAGACGGCATGGAGATAAGATCAGGTGACAACAATTTCCTTGCGATACACACACCGGGCCACACTCCTGGGATAACAAGCCTGCTCTTAAACGGAAAGCACCTTTTCACAGGCGATACGATCATGAAGACCGATATGGGCCGGCCTGACCTCGGAGGCAAGGCTGAAGAATGGGCTGGCATGCTTTATAACACTCTCTTTAATAAGCTTAAAAAACTTGGCGACGATATAATTATCCTGCCGTCTCATGCAGACTCTATAAAAGAGCAGAACGAAAGCGACATCGTCTCTCTCACATTGGGCGAGGCAAGGCGCAACAGCAAGCTCTTCACCCTTAAGGACGATAGGGAGTTCATAATGTACATATTAGAGAGCCTGCCTGAAAATCCTGACAGTTATCAGGAGATAAGAAAGGCGAACCTCGGCATAATATCGCCTGACGAAGCGAAGAAGAAAGAGCTTGAGATAGGCAAGAACCTCTGTGTAATGAAGAGTTCGGGAGAGAATTAG
- a CDS encoding pyridoxamine 5'-phosphate oxidase family protein codes for MDLKKYFETANGTGVLSTSDSDGKVNAAIYGRPHIFDDGTLAFLMRQKLTHHNLQSNPSAMFLFHESSPGYSGVRIYLKKIKEETESPLIAKMTRGSLTPEEDKAKGPKYLVHFKVEKILPLIGSGTTS; via the coding sequence ATGGATCTGAAGAAATATTTCGAGACTGCAAACGGAACAGGAGTGCTTTCTACATCTGACTCAGACGGTAAGGTAAATGCAGCCATATACGGCCGTCCGCATATCTTTGATGACGGCACTCTCGCATTCTTAATGCGTCAGAAGCTTACGCATCACAATCTTCAATCCAATCCATCTGCCATGTTCCTGTTTCATGAAAGCTCTCCGGGATACAGCGGGGTAAGGATTTATCTGAAGAAGATAAAGGAAGAGACAGAGTCACCGCTTATTGCAAAGATGACGAGAGGAAGCCTCACGCCTGAAGAGGACAAGGCTAAAGGCCCGAAGTATCTCGTGCATTTTAAGGTCGAGAAGATACTGCCTCTTATCGGCAGCGGAACAACAAGTTAA
- a CDS encoding SulP family inorganic anion transporter, producing MLSDHEMQNSTALRKIFPFLKWLPMVSHRTLRSDLIAGITGAVIVLPQGVAFAIIAGLPPEYGLYSAIVPAIIAALFGSSYHLISGPTTAISIVIFTTISQHASPSTPEYIQMVLTLTFIAGIFQFALGVSRLGALINFVSHSVVIGFTAGAAILIGTSQLKNFFGIPVPRGESFIHSWMDILRLLPDTNMHVLVIASVTLLSAVLFKIFLPRWPGMLIAMIFGSLVSIMISGKDHGVLLVGSLPAHLPPFSYPDLSISSVRTLSSGALAVAMLGLTEAVSIARSVATRSHQRIDSNQEFIGQGLSNIIGSFFSSYASSGSFTRTGVNFNAGAQTPMAAVFAALSLTVIILLVAPLTAYLPIAAMAGILLLVAFSLIDFKHIKSIVRTSNAETAVLAVTFLATLFLHLEFAIYAGVILSLLLYLNRTSHPTFIAIAPDPDTARRSFVNIEKKHLPECPQLRMIRVDGSLFFGAANHFAEELDAITKQHSEQAHILIVGSGINFIDLAGCQMLGQEAHRLHVNGRILYMCSIKGEAMDIIRRGGCMSAIGEENIFPSKVEAIKKIVPRLDPERCRVCKARIFRECAQMPGA from the coding sequence ATGTTATCAGATCATGAAATGCAGAATAGTACGGCCCTGAGGAAGATTTTCCCTTTCCTTAAGTGGCTGCCCATGGTCAGCCACAGGACCCTTCGCAGCGACCTTATAGCAGGAATAACAGGCGCGGTCATCGTGCTTCCGCAGGGTGTGGCTTTTGCGATCATTGCAGGCCTTCCTCCTGAATACGGACTCTATTCCGCTATCGTTCCTGCTATTATTGCAGCCCTGTTCGGTTCATCATACCATCTTATATCAGGGCCGACGACAGCGATATCCATAGTAATATTTACTACGATCAGCCAGCATGCATCTCCTTCAACACCGGAATATATTCAGATGGTCCTCACGCTCACTTTTATAGCCGGGATATTTCAGTTTGCGCTCGGGGTGTCGCGCCTCGGCGCATTAATAAACTTTGTATCTCACTCCGTTGTCATCGGATTCACTGCGGGCGCTGCGATTCTCATCGGCACCAGCCAGCTGAAGAACTTCTTCGGCATACCTGTCCCAAGAGGGGAATCTTTCATTCACTCATGGATGGATATACTCAGGCTTCTGCCCGATACAAATATGCATGTGCTTGTCATCGCCTCTGTTACGCTTTTATCAGCGGTGCTCTTTAAGATATTTCTGCCGCGCTGGCCCGGAATGCTCATCGCTATGATCTTCGGCAGCCTTGTATCTATAATGATCAGCGGCAAAGACCATGGTGTGCTTCTTGTGGGATCACTGCCTGCACATCTTCCGCCTTTTTCCTATCCTGACCTTTCCATCTCTTCAGTGCGTACACTCTCTTCAGGCGCGCTTGCGGTAGCGATGTTAGGGCTGACAGAGGCTGTCTCTATAGCGCGGTCGGTAGCAACGCGTTCCCATCAGCGCATTGACAGCAATCAGGAGTTCATAGGGCAGGGGCTCTCAAATATCATAGGAAGTTTCTTCTCCAGTTATGCCTCATCCGGTTCTTTTACCCGCACAGGTGTGAACTTCAATGCAGGCGCGCAGACGCCGATGGCTGCGGTCTTTGCCGCGTTATCATTGACAGTGATAATACTCCTTGTCGCGCCTCTAACGGCTTACCTTCCGATAGCAGCAATGGCAGGCATACTTCTGCTGGTCGCCTTCAGCCTTATTGACTTCAAACATATCAAGTCTATCGTCAGGACGAGCAATGCTGAAACTGCCGTACTTGCGGTTACATTTCTCGCAACCCTCTTCCTGCACCTGGAGTTTGCCATTTACGCAGGCGTGATACTCTCGCTTCTGCTTTATCTTAACCGCACATCTCATCCGACATTCATAGCGATCGCCCCTGACCCTGACACCGCAAGGCGGAGCTTCGTCAATATCGAGAAGAAGCATCTTCCGGAATGCCCGCAGCTCAGGATGATCAGGGTAGACGGCTCGCTCTTTTTCGGGGCAGCGAATCATTTTGCCGAAGAGCTGGATGCAATTACAAAGCAGCACTCTGAGCAGGCGCATATCCTTATCGTCGGCAGCGGCATAAATTTCATAGACCTTGCCGGGTGTCAGATGCTGGGGCAGGAGGCTCACCGCCTTCATGTAAATGGCAGGATACTTTATATGTGCTCGATCAAGGGCGAGGCTATGGATATCATCAGGCGGGGCGGATGCATGAGCGCCATAGGAGAGGAGAATATATTTCCATCAAAGGTTGAGGCGATAAAAAAGATCGTCCCGAGGCTCGACCCTGAACGCTGCCGAGTCTGCAAAGCGCGTATCTTCCGCGAATGCGCTCAGATGCCCGGAGCCTGA
- a CDS encoding DNA alkylation repair protein, with protein sequence MSAETVKKIQQELRRYGDKIIAEHSQRYFKTGKGEYAEGDKFLGLRVPVLRKMVKKHRGIAIDDCVKLLSSEFHEERLFALLSLVELYKRSDEAVRERIFKLYLKNTRHINNWDLIDLSSPNIIGSYLHDRDRKILYDLAKSKSLWKRRIAVMATFYFIRENDFDDSLKIAELLLQDKEDLIHKAAGWMLREIWKRDQKATEKFLKAHMRIMPRTMLRYAIEKMPEDRRIKYLKMS encoded by the coding sequence ATGAGCGCAGAGACTGTCAAAAAAATACAGCAGGAATTACGCAGATACGGCGATAAGATCATCGCTGAGCATTCGCAGAGGTACTTTAAGACCGGCAAGGGTGAATACGCTGAAGGCGATAAATTCCTTGGGTTGCGAGTGCCGGTGCTTCGGAAGATGGTAAAGAAGCATCGCGGGATAGCTATCGATGATTGCGTGAAACTCCTGTCATCAGAATTTCATGAAGAGCGGTTATTCGCCCTCCTCTCTCTTGTAGAGTTATACAAAAGATCAGATGAGGCAGTCAGAGAAAGAATATTCAAACTTTATTTGAAAAATACCAGGCATATTAACAACTGGGATCTGATAGACCTTTCTTCACCGAATATCATTGGCAGTTATCTGCATGACCGTGACAGAAAGATACTCTATGATCTTGCTAAATCTAAAAGCCTGTGGAAGCGGAGGATCGCTGTCATGGCGACATTTTATTTCATCAGGGAAAATGATTTTGATGACTCGCTGAAGATAGCAGAACTCCTTCTTCAGGATAAAGAAGACCTGATCCACAAGGCAGCCGGATGGATGCTGCGCGAGATATGGAAGAGAGATCAAAAGGCCACTGAGAAATTTCTAAAAGCCCACATGCGTATCATGCCGCGCACCATGTTAAGATACGCAATAGAGAAGATGCCTGAAGATAGAAGAATAAAATATTTAAAAATGAGTTGA
- a CDS encoding toxin-antitoxin system, antitoxin component, Xre family protein produces MSVKDMIKKEVDNLPENLAAEVYDFMMFLESKGERSILVQASQSLSAPSFQKIWDNKEDAVYDSL; encoded by the coding sequence ATGTCTGTTAAGGATATGATAAAAAAAGAGGTTGATAATCTGCCGGAGAATCTTGCCGCAGAGGTTTACGATTTTATGATGTTCTTAGAGAGCAAGGGGGAGAGATCAATTCTTGTCCAAGCCTCACAATCCTTATCTGCGCCATCGTTCCAGAAGATCTGGGACAATAAGGAGGATGCTGTTTATGACAGCTTATGA
- a CDS encoding DUF4149 domain-containing protein, whose product MSKLGISIYNILLALWVGGIAIFSFLITPVIFKGFERDTASAIVDKLFPFYFPYNLIISIAALLCFFFFTNLQSGISKKISLGLIIAAIVINAFITFKIYPDVKKVKATIASFEQTSSESLERKEFRKLHGISAVLNLLLLIDGIALIVISSVPKE is encoded by the coding sequence ATGTCCAAGTTAGGAATAAGCATATACAACATACTGCTTGCTTTGTGGGTGGGAGGGATCGCGATCTTTTCTTTCCTCATCACTCCGGTCATATTCAAGGGCTTTGAGCGCGATACGGCGAGCGCGATCGTTGACAAGCTCTTTCCTTTTTACTTCCCGTATAACCTGATCATCTCTATAGCTGCGCTCTTGTGCTTTTTCTTTTTTACAAACCTTCAGTCAGGCATCTCTAAAAAGATATCCCTTGGACTGATCATCGCTGCCATCGTGATAAACGCTTTTATCACCTTTAAGATTTACCCTGACGTCAAGAAGGTAAAGGCAACGATAGCATCTTTTGAACAGACATCTTCAGAGTCATTAGAAAGGAAGGAGTTTAGAAAACTTCACGGGATCAGCGCTGTCTTGAATCTCCTGCTGCTGATAGACGGCATCGCACTTATCGTCATCAGCTCGGTACCGAAGGAATAG
- a CDS encoding TolC family protein — MKKYYCSLILIITLMLPLSAIADETKVLTLQQALDIASEKNLDIQKAREYSRWVQGKYVEERAAALPHFSVTGSALLSQDDTGFYPDRMRSYSGEVGVTQTLFTWGKLGAAIRAAKEGLKTADEQLRLYRQAALRDVSIAFYDVLFAKELHAISLQNLEQKERHLEEAQRKYSAGVATDYEVLAAEVAVQNARPDSIRTENRIREALDRLRFLLASEDKSIDVTGSLEPVDVPTVLDYEAVYSKALENRPEVKDLRFRINIAGELVTMANSEDKPQLEFRGGYGWKDLNSRNMDMNGNAWSAGMFLSFPFFDGMHTSGKVTQAESDLRSIKIDEEKLANSIALQTRQALNNVQESKEIVDALSGTVKQAEKLLFMSEKGYELGVKIRLEVEDAELNLRQAKVNLSQAWRDYLASQVNLLWVMGVLGEN; from the coding sequence ATGAAGAAATATTATTGTTCACTCATATTAATCATCACACTTATGCTGCCACTTTCCGCCATAGCTGACGAGACAAAGGTCTTGACCTTGCAGCAGGCGCTTGATATCGCCTCTGAAAAGAACCTTGATATTCAAAAGGCGCGGGAGTACTCACGCTGGGTTCAGGGAAAATATGTCGAAGAGAGAGCTGCCGCATTGCCGCACTTCAGCGTTACAGGCTCAGCGCTTCTCAGTCAGGATGATACCGGATTCTATCCTGACAGGATGAGGAGCTATTCAGGTGAGGTCGGAGTTACACAGACGCTCTTCACATGGGGCAAGCTCGGAGCTGCGATAAGAGCTGCTAAAGAAGGGCTCAAGACCGCTGATGAGCAGTTGAGGCTTTACCGCCAGGCTGCTCTCAGGGATGTCTCCATCGCCTTCTATGATGTACTTTTTGCAAAAGAGCTGCATGCCATTTCGCTTCAAAACCTTGAGCAGAAAGAGCGGCATCTTGAAGAAGCGCAGCGCAAATACAGCGCAGGAGTTGCAACTGATTATGAGGTATTGGCAGCTGAGGTCGCTGTACAAAATGCTCGGCCTGATTCCATACGCACGGAGAACAGGATACGCGAAGCGCTCGACAGGCTCCGTTTTCTTCTCGCATCCGAAGATAAGAGCATAGATGTCACTGGCAGTTTGGAACCCGTTGATGTTCCAACAGTGCTGGACTATGAAGCGGTGTACAGCAAAGCGCTTGAGAACCGGCCTGAAGTGAAAGACCTCCGCTTCCGTATAAACATCGCTGGTGAGCTCGTCACCATGGCAAACTCAGAAGACAAACCGCAGCTTGAATTCAGGGGCGGCTACGGATGGAAAGATTTGAACAGTAGAAATATGGACATGAACGGAAATGCATGGAGCGCCGGAATGTTCCTCTCCTTCCCCTTCTTTGACGGAATGCACACGAGTGGAAAAGTGACGCAGGCTGAGAGCGACCTTCGCAGCATTAAGATAGACGAAGAGAAGCTTGCCAATTCCATCGCCCTTCAGACGCGACAGGCGCTGAACAATGTACAGGAATCAAAAGAGATAGTCGATGCCCTTTCCGGCACAGTTAAGCAGGCTGAGAAATTATTGTTCATGTCTGAAAAGGGTTACGAATTGGGAGTGAAGATCAGGCTTGAAGTTGAAGATGCAGAACTCAATCTCCGGCAGGCAAAGGTTAATCTTTCACAGGCATGGAGAGACTATCTTGCGTCTCAGGTGAACCTTCTCTGGGTAATGGGCGTGCTTGGGGAGAACTAA